The sequence below is a genomic window from Synergistaceae bacterium.
TCCTTCAAGACCGCCGGAAAATTTTAATACAAACGGGAGCGCAATAATAAAACCTGCAAGAATTACAGCAACTTCAATAATATTCACGAACGCACTAGAGAGCAAACCTCCAGCCGCAAAATATAATGTCGTAACAACCGCACCAATTATAACGCCTTGAGTCTTCGGAATTTCCGCAGCAACTTCGAGAATCCAAGCAATTCCCAATAACTGACCGGAAAATAACGCAAGAGTCCCGATCGACATCATAAATGAAATAATACCGGAAAAAAATTTACTGTAACGCTTGTCAAGATAATCACTCAATGTGTAAAAATTTTCTTCTCTCGCAATACGCCAAATTTTCGGCCCGACTATGAACGCAAGAATCATAGAGCCTATTCCAGCACTCCCTGTCCACCACCACGCACTAAGGCCATGTTTATAAGCAAGCGCAGTAACTCCGACAGTTGAACCCGCACCCAAATTTGCAGCTATTAAAGTAGTGAACAATAAGCCCGAATTTAATTTACGTCCCGCAACAAAAAAATCTGATGCCGATTTAGCCCTACGTCCGATAAATGCTCCGATTAACACAAGCAATACTGCATAAATAAATATAAACGCTAACATAAATTATTACACTCCCGCACAAAAAAATAATCCCTGCTTAGATAATTTTTCTAAACAGGGCGTAATTTCTTCCGTCATCTCAAATTTTTTCAGCTGGGGAACAGGGATTCGAACCCCGATTACATGATCCAGAGTCACGCGTGCTGCCGTTGCACCATTCCCCAAGATTATTATTGTGTGTACTTATCGCAAAGCACTCGAAAATTTTATCAGCAAAAACGAAAATGTCAACCCGTTTAATGCTATAATCTCACGTGAAAATTTCATGAAGGAGTATATAAAATTGTCAGCTAAAAGAGTTCTCATTACGGGCGGAGCAGGTTTTATCGGCTCTCATTTGTGCGAAAAATTGCTTGAACAGGGCAACGACGTAATTTGCGTAGATAATTTATTCACAGGCCAGAAAAATAATATCCGGCACTTGATGCAAAATGATTATTTCGAGTTCATACGCCATGACATAATCGAAAGCCTTTATGTTGAATGCGATCAAATTTATAATCTCGCCTGCCCTGCGTCGCCTATTCATTATCAATATGACCCGATTAAAACGAGTAAAGCAAATTTTATGGGTGCGTTAAATATGCTTGGACTCGCTAAAAGATGCCACGCAAGAGTTTTACAGGCTTCAACATCAGAAGTCTACGGAGATCCTGAAGTCCACCCCCAACCAGAAAGCTATAGAGGCTGCGTAAATACAATAGGGATTCGTTCATGCTATGACGAGGGAAAAAGAATCGCCGAGACACTTTTTTTTGACTATCACAGACAGCACAAAGTTGATATTAAAGTCGTAAGAATCTTTAACACCTACGGGCCGAGAATGAGACCTGATGACGGACGAGTCGTAAGTAATTTCATCGTTCAGGCGTTGAAGGGAAATGACATCACAATTTACGGCGACGGGACGCAGACACGCAGCTTTTGTTACGTGAGCGATCTTGTTGACGGAATCATAAAGATGATGAACAGCAGCGATAATTTCACAGGGCCGGTTAATTTAGGGAATCCCGGAGAATTTACCATGTTAGAACTTGCAGAAATGGTGTTACGACTCACGGGCTCAAAATCGAAAATTGTTTATATGCCGCTTCCACAGGACGACCCGACGCAAAGAAAACCCGTTATAGAGCTCGCAAAGAAAGAATTAAACTGGGAACCGACTATAAAACTTGAAGACGGCCTCAAGGAAACAATAAATTATTTCAGGAAAACAGTTTTGTAAATGTACAGAAATTTTTTCAAGCGTTTGATAGATATTGCCTTGAGTCTTTGCGCGTTAATTTTCCTTGCTGTACCTATGATTATATTTGCATTGATAATTAAGCACGAGGACTCCGGGCCTGCTTTATTCACACAAAAACGTGTAGGGCGCGGAAAAAAACTTTTTGACATGTATAAATTCCGCTCGATGAAGTTAAACACGCCTCATGATGTGCCGACTCATTTATTAGCAGATCCGGAAAAATATATTTTGCACTGCGGTCAATGGATGCGCAAATATTCAATTGATGAACTCCCGCAAATTTTAAATATTCTCAAGGGTGATATGTCGATAGTAGGGCCTCGTCCGGCATTATGGAATCAAGATGATTTAATTGCAGAACGAGACAAATACGGCGCAAATAACATCAGACCGGGCTTAACAGGCTGGGCACAGATTAACGGGCGCGATGAACTCGAAATATCAGAGAAAGCAAAATTTGACGGTGAATACATCAAGCGCGAGTCTTTCATGTTCGATTTATTATGCATAATTAAGACATTTACGAACGTTTTTAAGCATGAAGGAGTAGTCGAGGGCGGAACAGGCGCAATGAAATCATAAACTTGAAATTAAGTGATTGTGATCGTGCATGCTG
It includes:
- a CDS encoding SDR family oxidoreductase; this encodes MSAKRVLITGGAGFIGSHLCEKLLEQGNDVICVDNLFTGQKNNIRHLMQNDYFEFIRHDIIESLYVECDQIYNLACPASPIHYQYDPIKTSKANFMGALNMLGLAKRCHARVLQASTSEVYGDPEVHPQPESYRGCVNTIGIRSCYDEGKRIAETLFFDYHRQHKVDIKVVRIFNTYGPRMRPDDGRVVSNFIVQALKGNDITIYGDGTQTRSFCYVSDLVDGIIKMMNSSDNFTGPVNLGNPGEFTMLELAEMVLRLTGSKSKIVYMPLPQDDPTQRKPVIELAKKELNWEPTIKLEDGLKETINYFRKTVL
- a CDS encoding sugar transferase; its protein translation is MYRNFFKRLIDIALSLCALIFLAVPMIIFALIIKHEDSGPALFTQKRVGRGKKLFDMYKFRSMKLNTPHDVPTHLLADPEKYILHCGQWMRKYSIDELPQILNILKGDMSIVGPRPALWNQDDLIAERDKYGANNIRPGLTGWAQINGRDELEISEKAKFDGEYIKRESFMFDLLCIIKTFTNVFKHEGVVEGGTGAMKS